In the Brienomyrus brachyistius isolate T26 chromosome 20, BBRACH_0.4, whole genome shotgun sequence genome, one interval contains:
- the zfyve27 gene encoding protrudin isoform X3 produces the protein MQAGITASPEGLANGGDRGGDRSLDPSQLSPRDAGTIEVSDLSSPKPLTFDLLNMVVSFKRMVIFLEPVNDVMELVKFLLGWRMPLCSLFCCVVLNVLFLTLSEVAWFSLCLLGISTPAALGYFQECRRGSASEAALRRKQHHAVQRRDLQTVRLNRQEALLEVKGLLKQLDDILTQTCLSAESVYKVLYWESHIASSMFYGSLLVLLFLLYTAPTGWTLVVVNSALFLWNRDFRRVILEKRDLLQRGCLKPADEAESPELEQLGLGDHTPTPNSMEDFSPGSVEEAEEAEPDDDFKDAIEESPASLPEAPLVEDDDVPAGAPEYDSTSDNGLLSRNEPIRSKVSKLTERLRKLNSGANNAAPPPPSLSRVNTPPCGRNRRGCLQGTAKEASSS, from the exons ATGCAGGCTGGCATCACGGCATCCCCGGAGGGCCTGGCGAACGGTGGAGATCGTGGCGGAGATCGCAGCCTCGACCCCAGTCAGCTGTCTCCCAGGGATGCGGGTACCATCGAGGTGTCTGACCTCAGTAGCCCCAAGCCCCTGACCTTCGACCTCCTGAACATGGTCGTCTCCTTCAAGCGCATGGTGATCTTCCTGGAGCCAGTGAACGACGTCATGGAGCTGGTGAAGTTCCTTTTGGG gtggagGATGCCGCTCTGCTCTCTCTTTTGCTGCGTCGTCCTCAACGTCCTCTTCCTGACGCTCAGCGAAG TGGCCTGGTTCTCCCTCTGCCTGCTGGGCATCTCCACCCCCGCGGCTCTGGGCTACTTCCAGGAGTGCAGGCGGGGCTCGGCCAGCGAGGCGGCCCTGCGGCGGAAGCAGCACCACGCCGTGCAGCGGCGCGACCTGCAGACCGTGCGGCTGAACCGGCAGGAGGCGCTGCTGGAAGTCAAGGGGCT GCTGAAGCAGCTGGATGACATCCTGACGCAGACGTGCCTGTCTGCCGAGTCCGTGTACAAGGTGCTGTACTGGGAGAGCCACATCGCATCGTCCAT gtttTACGgcagcctgctggtcctcctctTCCTGCTCTACACTGCCCCAACGGGCTGGACGCTGGTCGTCGTCAACAGCGCCCTCTTCCTGTGGAACAGGGACTTTCGGCGAG TCATCCTGGAAAAGAGAGACCTGCTGCAACGAGGCTGCCTGAAGCCTGCCGACGAGGCTGAGAGccctgagctggagcagctgggtTTGGGGGACCACACCCCGACACCCAACAGCATGGAG GACTTCTCCCCAGGAAGCGTCGAGGAGGCTGAGGAGGCAGAGCCTGATGATGACTTCAAAGATGCCATAGAG GAGTCACCGGCCTCCCTTCCG GAGGCCCCATTGGTG GAGGATGACGACGTGCCTGCGGGGGCTCCGGAATACGACTCCACGTCGGACAACGGCCTCCTCAGCCGGAATGAGCCCATCCGCAGCAAGGTGTCCAAGCTGACAGAAAGGCTGCGCAAGCTCAACAGCGGCGCCAACAATGCTG